In one Plutella xylostella chromosome 20, ilPluXylo3.1, whole genome shotgun sequence genomic region, the following are encoded:
- the LOC105395839 gene encoding 26S proteasome non-ATPase regulatory subunit 9: MRISVNQQKKQTCIQNKASKYQSITSATRKMVGYNAEGPERDTLVVYMEEKDRIERELVDLNRVLARNQVGMTDPLVDAEGFPRSDIDVYQVRNARHRIICLKNDLKEVMKHIERGLHAMHAAFMGPYGEGPSSGQAAGGSASGAASSSRANGHVPNGHATNGHATNGHATNGHATNGHDGVDDERVALVVAGTRDMQVADRAFLKVNMVSSGSPADTAGIRVGDEVVQFGSVTSVNFDNLSQIAGVVHHCVGSRVDIRLRRGDEIVTVSLIPGPWAGRGLLGCNVVPV, from the exons ATGCGCATCTCCGTgaatcaacaaaaaaaacaaacttgcATCCAAAATAAAGCATCAAAATACCAATCAATAACTAGTGCAACACGTAAAATGGTGGGCTACAACGCAGAAGGGCCCGAAAGGGACACCCTGGTGGTGTATATGGAGGAGAAGGACCGTATTGAGCGGGAACTGGTGGATCTGAACCGGGTGCTGGCGAGGAACCAGGTGGGCATGACGGACCCCCTGGTGGACGCCGAGGGGTTCCCGCGCTCCGACATCGACGTCTACCAGGTGCGGAACGCCCGCCACAGGATTATAT GCTTGAAGAATGACCTGAAGGAAGTCATGAAGCACATCGAGCGTGGGCTGCACGCCATGCATGCTGCCTTCATGGGGCCCTACGGGGAGGGGCCCTCCAGTGGGCAG GCTGCAGGTGGCTCAGCCAGCGGCGCAGCTTCCAGCAGCCGCGCCAACGGACACGTCCCGAACGGACACGCGACGAACGGACATGCGACGAACGGACACGCGACGAACGGACACGCGACTAATGGACACGACGGGGTGGACGACGAGAGGGTTGCGCTGGTGGTGGCCGGGACCAGGGACATGCAGGTGGCTGATAGAGCCTTCCTGAAGGTCAACATGGTCAGCTCCGGGTCGCCTGCTGATACTGCT GGCATCCGCGTCGGCGACGAGGTGGTCCAGTTCGGCTCGGTCACGTCCGTGAACTTCGACAACCTGTCGCAGATCGCGGGCGTGGTGCACCACTGCGTCGGCTCGCGAGTTGACATCCGTCTGCGCAG GGGCGACGAGATCGTGACCGTCAGCCTGATCCCGGGCCCGTGGGCCGGCCGCGGGCTGCTCGGCTGCAACGTGGTCCCGGTGTAG
- the LOC105395836 gene encoding dual specificity protein phosphatase 23, which translates to MSLPIITSKDRNTNMKLTRLFYKYADEMKEKERRDAADNEPEKDYEKYPPYNFSWFIPNKIAAMGWPQTVENLNYLAYNGVDHLVTLSPEKIPPILECEMKMKWSEVPVKEFGAPTLKQIIKFIEICERAEIRGETVGVHCRHGRGRTGTMLACYLVHFRDMAPERAVLTVRVQRPGSCETYEQEKAVCHYHDCLRGTVPKPDYRLVDDKPYFDSTMRHLDEQEVIEETEEEREAAREEKRRLRKLRVKAMVINHHIYF; encoded by the exons ATGTCTCTCCCAATAATTACTTCCAAAGACAGAAACACAAACATGAAACTGACCCGGCTCTTCTACAAATACGCAGACGAAATGAAAGAGAAAGAGAGGAGAGATGCGGCTGACAACGAGCCAGAAAAGGACTACGAAAAATATCCTCCATACAATTTCTCTTGGTTCATCCCGAACAAAATAGCCGCTATGGGCTGGCCTCAAACTGTCGAAAACTTGAACTATTTGGCTTACAATGGGGTGGACCATTTGGTGACTCTTTCGCCGGAGAAGATACCGCCTATTTTGGAGTGTGAGATGAAGATGAAGTGGTCGGAAGTCCCGGTGAAGGAGTTTGGGGCTCCGACGCTGAAGCAGATTATCAAGTTTATCGAGATCTGTGAGAGAGCCGAGATTCGGGGGGAG ACGGTGGGCGTGCACTGCCGGCACGGGCGCGGGCGCACGGGCACCATGCTGGCGTGCTACCTCGTGCACTTCCGGGACATGGCGCCCGAGCGGGCCGTGCTGACGGTACGGGTGCAGCGGCCCG GCTCCTGCGAAACCTACGAGCAAGAGAAGGCGGTGTGCCACTACCACGACTGTCTCCGCGGCACGGTGCCCAAGCCCGACTACCGACTTGTGGACGACAAGCCTTACTTCGACAGCACCATGCGACATCTTGACGAACAG gaagTTATCGAGGAGACGGAAGAGGAGCGGGAGGCGGCTCGCGAAGAGAAACGAAGGCTGAGGAAGCTGCGAGTGAAGGCGATGGTTATCAACcatcatatttatttctag
- the LOC125490056 gene encoding uncharacterized protein LOC125490056, with translation MEAVLKPPSAFQFDNNLTSVTSGNLCKSWEDWKKSFLVYFEACELSKKTVTVQINILLHVIGPKCREVYEQFKKKSESLSDVLSQFDEFFLPKKNTTVERHKFFTREQKDFESTEQYVYELNKMAATCNFKDLCDELVKDRLICGINDGALRERLLREPDLTLSRALDICRLAELSRVQAGSIKTERSSHHVHEVNHHNGDCSEQPGSGEGSVSWVQSGRCRCGAAQAQHASGTRDARDRRRRGRGRGRGRARAQGRPGPPAAAAPPYQGSSANKVQSVCSKCGINHELYKCPAYGVQCNNCNRYNHYAKMCRRQVYAIDGESSDQGGETS, from the coding sequence atggagGCCGTATTAAAGCCGCCATCGGCCTTtcaatttgataataatttaacgAGTGTAACGTCAGGAAATCTGTGCAAATCGTGGGAAGACTGgaaaaaatcatttttggTTTATTTTGAAGCTTGTGAACTATCAAAAAAGACTGTAACAGTCCAAATTAATATACTGTTACACGTCATCGGTCCAAAGTGTCGCGAAGTTTACGAACAATTTAAGAAGAAAAGCGAGTCATTGAGCGATGTCTTATCTCAATTTGATGAATTCTTTTTACctaaaaagaatactacaGTGGAAAGACACAAATTCTTCACCCGTGAGCAAAAAGATTTCGAGTCAACGGAACAATACGTCTATGAATTGAATAAAATGGCGGCGACGTGTAATTTCAAAGATCTATGCGACGAGCTTGTTAAAGATCGCCTAATCTGCGGAATAAATGATGGTGCATTACGAGAACGATTATTACGAGAACCGGATCTAACACTGAGCAGAGCCCTCGATATATGTCGGTTGGCTGAGCTGTCACGTGTTCAGGCCGGCAGTATCAAGACTGAGAGGTCGAGTCATCACGTCCACGAGGTAAATCATCACAATGGAGATTGCTCGGAGCAGCCGGGATCAGGCGAAGGATCAGTCAGCTGGGTGCAGTCGGGGCGCTGTCGGTGTGGAGCAGCGCAGGCGCAGCACGCCTCCGGCACGCGGGACGCGCGTGACCGTCGCAGGcgagggcgcgggcgcggccgcGGGCGCGCTCGTGCTCAGGGGCGCCCTGGGCCGCCTGCTGCCGCCGCCCCGCCCTACCAAGGTTCTAGTGCAAATAAAGTGCAAAGTGTATGCTCAAAGTGCGGTATAAATCATGAGCTATATAAGTGCCCAGCCTATGGTGTGCAGTGTAACAATTGTAACCGTTACAATCATTATGCTAAGATGTGTAGACGACAAGTTTACGCTATTGATGGTGAATCCAGTGATCAG